In a genomic window of Aphanothece sacrum FPU1:
- a CDS encoding type II toxin-antitoxin system Phd/YefM family antitoxin, whose translation MKMIEVKELQNHIDQLIELTTQGEEIIITKANQPIAKLVSLSQSNIHHPRPAYFGSAKDRVWISDDFDEPLEDFQEYME comes from the coding sequence ATGAAAATGATAGAAGTCAAAGAGTTACAAAATCATATCGATCAATTAATTGAATTAACCACTCAAGGAGAGGAAATTATTATTACTAAAGCTAATCAACCTATCGCTAAATTAGTCTCCTTATCTCAGTCTAATATTCATCATCCTCGACCTGCTTATTTTGGTAGTGCTAAAGATAGAGTTTGGATATCAGATGATTTTGATGAACCTTTAGAAGATTTTCAAGAATACATGGAATGA